The genomic window aaaaagaaaaaaagaatacgGCGGCAATACCGTCTAGCAGGTCcatcaaatttgaaaaaaaaaattacaagactgAATATTTgttaaacttatatatatatatatatatatatatgtatatataatttaattctaGTTTTGGTAAATGTGTCGATGGTTGTGCGGTCAAAGGTCTATATATTTTATAATCCAGAGAGCCGAGCTGTCAAGGTTCGAATTTACGTCTAGTTTACAGTTATAAGttatccttttttttatatataatttacccaGTAGCCGAGTGGGCAAAGCTCCGGGCTAtagtgcgggggctctgggttcgagttCCGGGTAATACATGGATGCAATTAGTGTTGTCCAATTCGTCTCTTTGGCGCTTACACATACACCAACAACTACAACTACAATTACACAACGAAACGATTCagggttacataaaaaaataaaaggattaACActttaggggggggggagagagagagatggctgACTCACTAGTGGCTGTCAAACTTGTCAGTGTGCAactgattttataaaaaaaaagtggtcaaaAAACAGAAATGATAATGTCGTGGGTTCGAATTCACACACCTCCGGAATATTCGtaacttatttaaacattttaaggaACCATCATAAGGCTAAGATAGGGAGTTTTTTTACGATAGTAGTTGCCAATACCGAAAACAAATGACCATCCACGGCTGTAGTGCGTTTTGCAGACGACACTAGTCAACTATCGAACCATTGGATGAAATAAAAAAGAAGGTCGAATGTTACCGAAGATGGTCGACGAACACCCGATATTTTATCCTAACTTAACTAAaactatagtccatccacggtaacctcctacttttttaaacgaacctttgaaaaaacacaccaggatgcagcatgtttggttcgtttgcaaaaatactttccatcatatgcatattaaacatgcattaacactaaattaccgtataatgatgttaaataaaattttacaaaaaaagtaactatctatgtacaatattattaatattaatgatctcgcatgtgtgtaaatgaaacagtgagagaagtggtgtgttggcaatgattagaacgaaatagttccatagccaaaatatatattttttgactttccgcgtgtatttaagaatttgtttgggtatttgttaagtttgaacatttttttaaatctctggtgaaataaaaacgttatgttaacggtaaaaaaatattacgtgccgaaaccgtggtcgcgcattaataatgttaatagtcacttgtttgttttctctttcagccgctTTCAGCAGCTCTTTAAGCAGTCTGCAGTCTGTACGCcattttgcagtgtgttttaatatattactgaccgtgaaataacgtacagtttgtgtttcaggattttgtgttaatattgtgtattttaactttgttatattatttattatctactattgtaatgatggaatttgttatcgttttgatattttgtgtggttcttgtgattgctgtaatggtaattggttccgggatggggaaagctacttcgtcgcagcgtcagatggacatcattaacgtcgctcagaacttatatcttttaattaggaaaggcgacttgaagaaatgtgacgttacgcagacgaccgcgtttcttctcaacatcgcaaagtcaactgttctcaagtaagtaggcttttttcgttttcatgcacgtaaaaaaaatatcgactgtgtcctaagtattgtcggcctgtgttttaactcacgaggttttttgtgttttatttccaatttatattttttggtgtgagacaacaccgccatgtggcgtctctgttgaaaacttaacctaaaatcatattaggcctactcaggtcctaacaataacaatataggcactttcaagtatttttatgggtgtgatacacgtttgtttataacgatgtttataaactttatgataggtttaactataacataagggagtgattttataatttgcatttaattagtttttcatctgtttgggagatcacaaaataaataaaaaaacacttcattaatttcgtggacaaagtctgtcatgtttccatttagtgaccacaaagcaaatatttgtgacaaaatgccatatttggaacactgcctaactgcgtattgtgaacgggtccccggaaaagtgttatgacaaatgttttttttttttggttaggtactacaagaaagacattgaagaagtttcaacaccaggaaaaaagaggaaaaaaaggccacaggaaggaaagtcacttgatacagtcgacgatttcacagtaaatgcaatcaggaatgcaatttacaggatgtacgctgaaggtaaaaatttgatactgaagagtagtttcgatatcactggggtaggccctacttaattgtattcatttcatatatccatatgcagattgaccggttcagtttttttaccgatatcatctgtcctttaaaaatacatttttgggtggtttgttaggtttctttattgatatggtattgatatatagaatattgtgcaacatattaaatacgtgcacgtccttttaaggttaggttaaagatagaaagaaaattgttacattctaaaactacaagtaatgtttatatcgttatacacagtacacatattaaataacctcaacttttatgatgtatcagaaggttaaataatgactatttccagtatcaataatatccagttgtgcgctttagcagtaattggttacaaattagtgagttgtggtctaagcaagcatggttattaaaaaaaaattgggatacttaattggctaaattgtactgtgtggcagggtccagtacaatatatattctattgcaaaatagtgtcttcccccgcctaaccctttagaaaatataggggtattgttattttataaacaatagtcctacttcattgtaatgaagtatcatatgaaaacacaacttagccagacaaactgtgtattagtgtatgaagtaacagaaggttataaaacagtaaaagtttagtatcgcgtatccgattcgatacattgatcctgatcgcatgatcctgcaaatattgatcctgtgattgatgatgcttgcttttctaatttattacgtttaaaaatcctgtacaaaaccaaaaataaaaacctgtgatgtagtaatgagttatgatttaaagttgaataataatgaaaatatatatgttttattaaacttatgataattattcttgctataccacaatatttgattatgttcaggatctttgatctgaataaatgaaaaaaaacatgcaccacacgatcaataggatgtacaggttcatgcataaagatctagggatcacatgggatacacgatacaaaacatttacctacaacacagtgtagagcttgtaacttattgattgctaaattgaatgctgaaatactaatgggtaaatatttacttgggcggtatttccgaaaaaaaatgttaaaaatccgaaaatacctttattttatgctcttcaacttcctcttttcattaaaagtggcggaggtaagaaattccaaatactttagaagatatcgaatttttaaatttcatcatatgtagttgagcggtatttgcgaaaataaatgttaaaaatccgaaaatacctttatcatatgctcttcaacttcctcttttcattaaaagcggcggagataagaaattccaaatactttaggagatatcaaattttttaatttaatattttaaaactaaaatggtcgattaagtcaggtcagttacattataaatactttcaaactaaggtgatattaaaaataatgtgaattaattttaattattctttagttttaaattatttataatgtaactgaccttacctacctaacaaacccgtaacaaaggatgtacagtaacaactcacgtaaatttttttgttacttattacttgcgcaacaatatcaaaataacaaataagactttaaaattagaaacgttaaaaactcacctaagttggaggcggtaattaaacaccgttttaaacaataattgaactaaataatcacgtattagttcatttgaattctggcctatcacgaacaaaaacgtgacatcattatccaataaaaaaaatagatacttgtacgtaaacaagaaacaatggtgcacgcacgccacaggaatgcgctggttttgtgctgaaatttaaaaattcgatatctcctaaagtatttggaatttctaatctccgccgattttaatgaaaagaggaagttgaagagcataaaataaaggtattttcggatttttaacattttttttcggaaataccgcccaagtaaatatttaccattaatttaaaagtatttttgaaatgtaagtttattaaaactatttaataaatgtaaattgtgcacttaaattatcttctacggggttgtggtttcgcttagttttgtgtacctctgttatttcatgtattgttaatgtatgcaataaatttacaggtttgaatgttacagtcgacaccattttgaaagaaatcagggaaagacaaatagattattatggtggaagatcaagtcttcataaattgttaaagaagatgggattttcatggaaaactgttgatggacgaaaagctttgatagaaaatgaaaacatagtattgcagcgaatagatttcttgagaaagtataaagaagaaaaagaaagaggtgccaatttcatatttgttgatgaaacatggattttccagagaggcaaggcattaatttatttgaaaatttgttctgtggtccaatacaaagtatttcatttccatttcatatatttttcaggaactgtatcaaagtcatggcaggacaagagtctacaatctgcgaagagacgtactgttggagatggtaaaaggtttattgttgttaatgctggagggcgcactggctttgtgccaggagcaggattactttttgtttcaggtcagaagactgcagactaccatggcgagatgaatggggaaactttct from Bacillus rossius redtenbacheri isolate Brsri chromosome 1, Brsri_v3, whole genome shotgun sequence includes these protein-coding regions:
- the LOC134531688 gene encoding uncharacterized protein LOC134531688 isoform X2 is translated as MMEFVIVLIFCVVLVIAVMVIGSGMGKATSSQRQMDIINVAQNLYLLIRKGDLKKCDVTQTTAFLLNIAKSTVLKYYKKDIEEVSTPGKKRKKRPQEGKSLDTVDDFTVNAIRNAIYRMYAEGLNVTVDTILKEIRERQIDYYGGRSSLHKLLKKMGFSWKTVDGRKALIENENIVLQRIDFLRKYKEEKERGANFIFVDETWIFQRGKALIYLKICSVVQYKVFHFHFIYFSGTVSKSWQDKSLQSAKRRTVGDGQKTADYHGEMNGETFLMWFEDMLVHLEEPSVIIMDNASYHSTQVEKTPTTNWTKAALIAWLEKNGIKHENNWLKVELLRIAKQNKPRIRYEVDELARNYGHEILRLPPYHCHYNAIELVWAQCKHHYNSNVGRAKRFDNNAVAAIWKEALDASTPERWARCVDHVEKLIQADWEREVHIDSGTIPPLIIHLGEDSSSEDSDSEEFEVTTQQVDGDSEVLAVPLDDLPGCSY
- the LOC134531688 gene encoding uncharacterized protein LOC134531688 isoform X1; translation: MMEFVIVLIFCVVLVIAVMVIGSGMGKATSSQRQMDIINVAQNLYLLIRKGDLKKCDVTQTTAFLLNIAKSTVLKYYKKDIEEVSTPGKKRKKRPQEGKSLDTVDDFTVNAIRNAIYRMYAEGLNVTVDTILKEIRERQIDYYGGRSSLHKLLKKMGFSWKTVDGRKALIENENIVLQRIDFLRKYKEEKERGANFIFVDETWIFQRGKALIYLKICSVVQYKVFHFHFIYFSGTVSKSWQDKSLQSAKRRTVGDGKRFIVVNAGGRTGFVPGAGLLFVSGQKTADYHGEMNGETFLMWFEDMLVHLEEPSVIIMDNASYHSTQVEKTPTTNWTKAALIAWLEKNGIKHENNWLKVELLRIAKQNKPRIRYEVDELARNYGHEILRLPPYHCHYNAIELVWAQCKHHYNSNVGRAKRFDNNAVAAIWKEALDASTPERWARCVDHVEKLIQADWEREVHIDSGTIPPLIIHLGEDSSSEDSDSEEFEVTTQQVDGDSEVLAVPLDDLPGCSY
- the LOC134531688 gene encoding uncharacterized protein LOC134531688 isoform X3 encodes the protein MMEFVIVLIFCVVLVIAVMVIGSGMGKATSSQRQMDIINVAQNLYLLIRKGDLKKCDVTQTTAFLLNIAKSTVLKYYKKDIEEVSTPGKKRKKRPQEGKSLDTVDDFTVNAIRNAIYRMYAEGLNVTVDTILKEIRERQIDYYGGRSSLHKLLKKMGFSWKTVDGRKALIENENIVLQRIDFLRKYKEEKERGANFIFVDETWIFQRGTVSKSWQDKSLQSAKRRTVGDGKRFIVVNAGGRTGFVPGAGLLFVSGQKTADYHGEMNGETFLMWFEDMLVHLEEPSVIIMDNASYHSTQVEKTPTTNWTKAALIAWLEKNGIKHENNWLKVELLRIAKQNKPRIRYEVDELARNYGHEILRLPPYHCHYNAIELVWAQCKHHYNSNVGRAKRFDNNAVAAIWKEALDASTPERWARCVDHVEKLIQADWEREVHIDSGTIPPLIIHLGEDSSSEDSDSEEFEVTTQQVDGDSEVLAVPLDDLPGCSY
- the LOC134531688 gene encoding uncharacterized protein LOC134531688 isoform X4 produces the protein MMEFVIVLIFCVVLVIAVMVIGSGMGKATSSQRQMDIINVAQNLYLLIRKGDLKKCDVTQTTAFLLNIAKSTVLKYYKKDIEEVSTPGKKRKKRPQEGKSLDTVDDFTVNAIRNAIYRMYAEGLNVTVDTILKEIRERQIDYYGGRSSLHKLLKKMGFSWKTVDGRKALIENENIVLQRIDFLRKYKEEKERGANFIFVDETWIFQRGKALIYLKICSVVQYKVFHFHFIYFSGTVSKSWQDKSLQSAKRRTVGDGKRFIVVNAGGRTGFVPGAGLLFVSGQKTADYHGEMNGETFLMWFEDMLVHLEEPSVIIMDNASYHSTQVEKTPTTNWTKAALIAWLEKNGIKHENNWLKVELLRIAKQNKPRIRWARCVDHVEKLIQADWEREVHIDSGTIPPLIIHLGEDSSSEDSDSEEFEVTTQQVDGDSEVLAVPLDDLPGCSY